A single region of the Tubulanus polymorphus unplaced genomic scaffold, tnTubPoly1.2 scaffold_42, whole genome shotgun sequence genome encodes:
- the LOC141914527 gene encoding uncharacterized protein LOC141914527, whose translation MRDAILTRVKTSGAKCAVMYKRLLTPQQIYTIVYDIGTDNEQTMTRDESRETTNYNEYRDFIFSDSRVIEYEKEEKIVVEKRQSKVATRKSVSADSDVEMCEVAKKPAAGEIENSDEFEQVDGETQMETEESDESTKSEKAEQDGSADGEKDIETDMKKEVEEDLTISSSSEASQADNNPEKTKSATTKAFANAAAAMRKRNASSSSSSSSSSEEEDN comes from the coding sequence ATGAGGGACGCAATTCTCACCAGAGTCAAGACAAGCGGTGCGAAATGTGCTGTGATGTACAAGAGACTCTTAACTCCGCAGCAAATTTATACCATTGTCTATGATATCGGTACGGATAATGAACAGACTATGACACGTGACGAATCTCGTGAAACAACAAACTATAACGaatatcgcgatttcattttctctgATTCTCGTGTGATTGAATATGAGAAAGAAGAGAAAATTGTGGTGGAAAAAAGGCAATCGAAGGTTGCTACGCGTAAATCCGTGAGTGCAGATAGTGACGTGGAAATGTGCGAAGTTGCTAAGAAACCCGCTGCaggagaaattgaaaatagtgACGAATTCGAGCAAGTGGACGGTGAAACGCAAATGGAGACTGAAGAAAGCGATGAAAGTACCAAGTCGGAGAAAGCCGAACAAGATGGCAGTGCAGATGGTGAAAAAGATATTGAAACTGATATGAAAAAGGAGGTAGAGGAAGATCTGACCATAAGTTCATCCTCTGAAGCAAGTCAGGCGGACAATAACCCCGAGAAAACTAAATCTGCTACAACTAAGGCTTTTGCTAATGCAGCTGCTGCAATGAGAAAAAGAAATGCgagcagtagcagcagtagcagtagcagtagtGAGGAAGAGGACAACTAG